The following is a genomic window from Xenopus laevis strain J_2021 chromosome 2L, Xenopus_laevis_v10.1, whole genome shotgun sequence.
tttaataagcattaattatgccttagtttggatcaagtacaaggtactattttactattacagagaaaaaaggaaattgttttttaaaaatttcaatgatttgattaaaagggGTTTATAGACGGGTTTCTAGATgcctgatcccatacctgtatacgatTGTTCTCAATAATATGGCAATAAGCAGTGAGCATGGCACACAGGCAGCTATTTTCCTGCAGCATGAGGGATTAGCCTGTGCCCTACCTGCAGATGAATCAAATTGATTATGATGTTGAGGAAagttctctgttttttttccaaaaattacttaCTTTCTACCCCAGACCTGCgctcctcttctttaaaaatgcactgCTCTGGTGCCATATGCTTTCATTCTCACAGGTTTCCCCTGCTGGACATATGCACAGTCTagaattgtctgaaaaatgtcTATACGATGCAAACGCCCACCTAGGGCCACACAAGAAATCCCCAGGAGAATAATAGAAGATGGAAAGCTTTCTTCTACTGTTCTACGTACCTGTTCCATGTTGTCAGTGCTGCTGCCTGGAAAACATTGGCCTTCTATAATAGCCGCCAATGTACATCATTATGATCACCCTCAgcaatcagtacaggtatggacctgttatccagaatgctcggaaccagaggtcttctggataagggatctttatgtaagctggatcttaagtctactagaaaatcatgaaacccAATtggtggttttgcctccaataaggattcattatgtcAGAAAGTGCTTTCCAGGATTAAACTGCTGAATTCCATATTGTTTCTTATGTGCAGGAATCCTCTAAGACTGTGAGGGGTTTAAACTATTGCTTTCTTTCAGCAGTAACCATCATTAACAGACAGGAGAGAAATTATCTTTTTGAAATTTTCCCATAGATTTTTCTCTCTAGAAACATCTAGAGGTACAGGTTTTGCAGGACTGGGTAGTATTAacctgttcatttttttttaaaaataattcttttatTTAGCATGTTTAAAACATAGTATTACAGGCtgataatacatactgtatgcccAGGATgcttatttatacaataaacaaACTAACAAGTAAACTTGGTGTCGTGTCTCATTGGTGCACATAAGATGTATCACAATTACTCCTGATTACAGTGGGACACACAGGGATCATGCAATGTGCATTCAGGGGTTGTGTTGACTTCATTGGGCAGGTCTATATCTGGAGGAGGACGTTAGTAAAGTTAAAGGCACACCTTAGGTTTCAATGTGTATTTAGGGGTCCTGGTCAGCTTCTGCTTCTATCCATTGAACTCAGTGTTTATCACATTTTTGTGGACAGCCTCTTCTTATATACGTAAGTTTATACAGAGGGATGATATTTTTCAATCATGGTTTCCCGTTATTGTAAGTGTCAGTCCCCCGCTGATTTCCAGAGTTGTGAAATCATTTCCCCCCCATACATCCCCCCATAGATAGCAGGGTTCTTTGTGTGTGACGGGCGACAATTCCTCATCCTGGTTAAGTGGCACAACTATTGGATCTAGTGGGAGCACTAGCCCTGTTCTATCTCTAATATATTTAGCTGCCTTCCCCCAAAAACACTGTAGCAGTGGGCAAATCCACACCATGTGGAAAACGTCAGCTGGGGAGTGCTGGCACCTAGGGCACTAGTCCCACATCAATAGGACCAGTGACAGTAAGTTAATTAGAGCATATGGCAACTCATCCTGGAAGGGAGGGGTATATTGATGTTCACCATGGTGAATTTCTTCCCATATAATCACATATTTACCAGAGACATCTGAAATGGTGTTGTCAGTGGTAATTGGGCAGGATTTGACTCTGAAGTAACTTGAGTGTACTGAGCGGTACATAGAGCCTAGCCAAGGCTTTAAGGGTGAGAATCTTAGTGCCAATCAAATGGGATTCCTGTAACATAATTGTACGGAATTAGCGCAAAACCAtcgcacttatccctgtaagagatcaagtacagagcctgtgtctgtgtgctgtaagctgttacctagcaaccagctgttcagtgatttcagtgtagcaggaagtgacacagcagctaatgagtggctggcaggaagaggaagtgacagatgctggcagaagagaaaagcctggcatagagaaccACACGGTGGACagagaagagagacagagagctGCGGCAGGCAGAGAGCTGAGAGGGCTTCACCAAATGCAGCATTTGTATCAGCTGCCACAGGGAAGCcatatactgtgcctggagagacagagagcaaTGAAGAAATCCAGATTGGAGAGACcagcatcagcaggggatttccatctgagcatccaaaggggttggtagtcgcactgtatgtctgaatgtgctgtaCTCACCTGAAAAGAAACTGTAAAGAATCTGAAAGGATTTGAAGTGAGtattctgtttaaagggacagtacctaaaaagtgcttgaagatacagagactgttttgtggaaggacattaaaggactttgccttctttgACTTAGGTCAGGTAGAAGTCAGCGCTatttgtactagttggccatttaatttagataaacagttattcaacTTAAACCTTATCCTCTGGTGTAGGAGTGCCTATTTGTACTAGTTGGCGTTTTAATCTGGGTTTAGATAAACAGTTGGAGGCGGCATTTTTGGtactgttgaatttttttttattgtttttaattacatattATTACTTCCAGCGTGGTTGACAGGAGGTAATGCTATCTCGgtctttgtatgatttttttttttttttttaatgttaaaacagAGTTGGTGTATATAATGGCTATCATTTGTCTTATTTTAATCACTGAGACAATATTTAACTGTATAGGtcatattatttatttgctataCCATCTGATCAATCCACATCTGTGCATAGGGAAGTTGTGGATTCATGGCATCATTGGAATCAATTACTTATATTCACTCAGGCTGTTGGTAATCCTGAGAGGTGGGGGACAGGGCTTTACAGCATGTCACCAGGGgtttgttcacatttaagtttaAGTATgatgcaattggtttttaatttttattatttgtggggtttgagttatttagctttttaatcagcagtttttccagttttggcaatttcagcaatcttagttgctagggtccaaatagcaaccatgcattgattttatgaATAGGGCAGGCCAGAGAGGGAACCTAGCAATACTATTTTAGACTtacagagcaattttttttttagatgggatcagtggaccccatttgtaagctggaaagacaGAGGAAGTaggcaaataacaaaaaacttttataaGACTTAGAACTTGATGCATTAACTGAAACACCCTTTTTTTAACCAGAGAGCCATTGTGCTATTGTTCTTGGGCTTCACAAATCAGCCCCTAGACCCCCGCATTTGTCTTAAGATTGGAATAGGATGTCCATGCAGGTAGTAGGATCCTCAAATTATCTGCATAAAACTGTAACCAAGAAGCTAAATATGAGAGACTAATTTGTTTAAAAGATTGCTATAGAATTAGCCACTTTCTATgacatatgtaaatataatagTATACATACATTAAATTACCTTACACAGAGTCAGGCAGGTAGAGcagtgaaagtaaaaatgttattggtattatatgttatgttttttaaCAGGAATGCCCTCAGTGGTTTTGCTGTGGGTTGTATTGTAGCTTTCAATGAAGCGTTTGTGTCTTATCATATTATGCTCTGGCCTGTTGTGTTCTTTCTTCAGCCTCTTGCCCTGGTCACCTGGGGCTCCACTCTGGAGATGTCACATATAGATCTCTGTGAAGTTAGAAACTGGCTAACGGCCAACATGGACAGGACTAAAGAACAAGAAATGGACATGGATGGTTTGTATCAGGACTTGCTTGACCGGCCATCGTCAGTGTTCTTTGATAACATGACAAGAAGCTTTGCCCCAAAGTTTGCTGCCAGGTAAGAAACAAATCTCTTCTAGTTTTGCCAATAGATTTTCACTGAGCTGTTCAATGCAAAGTTCTGGCTAAGACGGAAATGACACCTTACTACTGATCTTAGCAggttattttaatattgtatttcccCATGTTTGGGCCGTGCAGTGATTCAGATAGCCGTGGGTATCCACCATGGTAGGTGGGCATTGAGCAGGTCATTGGCAATAGAGTGCAAGTATGGAGAGGATGTGGGTTGAATTACCAGCAGGTCAGGTCTAGAACATTTGACTCTTATAAAATCTGGgcaccaaaaatgttgttgtacagggccccgtgatttctaatggtggccctgcctacaggcgttggatggcttttaagcaagggATGAAACACAAGGTTTCTAAAAACAGCTCTTAATCCAAAATTaattcagggactggtccaactgacatctgggagtcaggaaggaattcccccAGCCCTAGGGCTTCagattggtagtttttttttgccGTCTCTGGATTCACTAGCAGTTGTGCATGTTGCACTTGATggacacattttttcttttcaacctcatctactatgttactatgtgagaaTTGGATGCAGGTAAggtgctgtatttatatagcatttgcCCTATACAGTTTTCCACATTACACATTAACAGGGAAAAAGAAGAAGCAATACAGAGCAGAGCCACCTATATGTGGCACTCACAATAATTTGCTTCTGTTTAGccctttattttttaccttttacaTTAGTCCACAAATATATAGAGCTGTTACATTTATCAGTGTCTataaatctttctatttaggagTTTACAATGCAGTGCAGTGAAATATGGAAATGGTGAAGAAGGGTCTATAGATAAAGAATGTAGATAATTGTCAGCATGTCATGCTTCAATAAAGACATAGGTCCCACTAAACCTCCAATAAGGTTTGGAATTCTGGCAGCATAGATAGGCGCCATTTAAAATAGAGTTCCTCTAAGCAACAACTTGGTGTTTGTCCTGATAATGGCCACCAGCCTACTAATATGTGGGAACTGTTGAGGTAATCAGCAACTTCCAATTTCCCATGAAGGAGCTGAAGTGAATACAGAAtctcagcacagttctggaactCTTGATACAATTAGCATCAATCAGTGTAGATATAATACAACTCTGTTAGCAGTTCCATTTGATAACCCTTGTGGACTGCAGGGATTTCAGCTCTGCCCCTTAATGGTTTTACTAATAAATCATATTCTCAACTTTAAACATTTGCTCTTAGAGAAGTTTTTCTTCTCTGTAGTGCCATAGCAATGTCCTCTGTAGTGCCAATGGCTCTCCATTGTCGCTCCATGTTGCCTGCCTGCATGACACTGCTggtggtcacatgactcacctagTTCAGTTACTTGTTCAGTTGGTTCAGGCCAACTGCTGTTTGGACAGTGAGGAGAAGAGACATGGAGTGAGAGTGGCGATAGATAAAAGTAGATAAATTGCGATAGagcttaaataaaattaaaaaaaacagtataggaGGAGAGATTAACATGGAGGTGACGAAGAAGAGGAGTCGGAATTCGGAGGAGGAAGGACAAGGCAAGAAAAGGAGATGGAGTGATGGAGAtttagaagagaagaagaaaagcctggtgaaaaagaaaaccagtgaagatgggggcagtaaaaggagaaggagagaaagggagctggaagagaagaagaaaagcccTAAAGAAAGGAAGACCAGTGGAGATAGGAGCAATAACAGAAGGGGTGATGGTGATTTGGAAGACAAGAAGAAAAGCCTGGTGAAAAAGAAGACCAGTGAAGATGGGGGCAGGAGAAGGAGTGAAGGACAGATAGAAGAGAGGAAAAGCTCCATACAAAGGAAGAACTGTGGAGATTGGAGCAATAATAGAAGGAGTGAAGGTGAGTTAGAAGATCAGaagaaaagtcaaatgaaaaagatCAGTGTAGATGGGGgcagtaaaaggagaaggagtgaaggacaggtaaaagaaaaggagaaaagcccCATGGAAAGGAAGACCAGTGAAGATGGGagaaataaaaggagaaggagtggagatgatttagaagaaaagaagaaacacCCCATGGAAAAGAAGACCCGTCAAGATGGGAGCAATAAAAGCAGAAGGAGTAAATTAAAAGACAAGGAGAAAAGCCCCATAGAGAAGAGTGAAAAGTTAcagttagaagaaaagaaaagtcagtTGGAAAAGACCAGTGAAGGAGTGAATAAGGATCAAAAATCAAGAAGTCCAGAGGATCCCTTAGAAGGTAAGAAAACACAGTTGCCGCTTTTGTGCTTAATCTCTCCCCTAACTTTCTAATAAGAAGTGGCCCCATAGGATCTATCTGCCCTAACTTGCTGGGATGTCTTTTTATCAGGATTTCTGCAATTAATTTGTTTGCCTGATGTTTATAGCTTGCTGATTTACCCAAGGTCTTGTTCTGACTAAAAATTacccatctatttatttattctttcttcttcttttttaatctTGGTATGAAACTAGGGCTGGTTTActataagggaaaataaaaatcaccagtgatattgccagtatcaaccaatcagggctggtTTTCTATAGTATAGGAAATTAGCATTATCAGTGATGATGCCAATGTCAACCAATCACATCTGCTTTCATCTTCTACCTTGTATgtaactgttcaaatctaattactgattgaTTCTTATGAACATTACTATCACTAATGGTCTGCTGTGTCAATATGTCAGAAACCCAGGCTTCCAgcatttctaaatatataatCAAAGGCTTAAGTTTTCTGGGAGATGTATTCATGGGGGCCAtctgggggaggcacataggtgtaGGTGTCCCCTCTCCAGTCCCTTGTGCTGCCTCATATTAAGGAGCCCTGCCTTATGCTTGCTGATGGGTTTATTAATATATGCTATGTACAGGTTATTTGTAATACAAGGTACTAATGGAGTTTTTTTCCCTAACTAGGTGGAAGCGCAGCGAAGAAACTCTGTGTGGATATCAGCAGACCTGTCCCCCTGGATATTAAGAACTACAGGTTTTATTCAGAGCTGGGAAAAGGAGGCTTTGGCCGGGTAAGTGAAAGGCTTCCCAGgaacagggccggccttaggcctattgggcccaatagggccccgcacctctggggggccccgcaccacagggcagcacagataatatttccctcagcacatgatgctgcctggcctgcccccaactttgagagtccagcccatccccaaatccataggtctaacctgcccccaactctcataggcccagctttcctccaaccttgataggacctgcctgcccccaatccaaccaagcctgctcccaagctgaatcggcccagcctgccccaaactaattggcccagtccactctcctatttcctccctctctctcttaccctgtgtgcccctattatgtgcccctatttcatccctctcactctcttaccttgtctgcccctttcctttctattttgtgcctgtatgcccttattttcctaaatacttggtgtgtcagtagccagcaacactttgtctaggggccccgccaacatggttccaattgggccccacatttgataggaccagccctgcccaGGAATGATTTCTCTTAGTATAAATCATAGGGAAGCAGAAAACATAGGCGAGAATAAAGTAGTTTAGTATTATTACTCATTGTTTTGTAAATACAGTTCTAAGAATATCATTATAAAGTGGTGATATAGAACGGTGACATTTATGTTGGGGAAGGAATCACTGGAAGATACTGTTTCTAATAAATTGGGGAGACTGTTTATTATTCTCCACCTACGGTGTAAAGTGAAAACagataacttttttattttagcctCTCAATGTTTAGCGTTTACCTTTACATACACCATGTCATATCTAATATTTGCCCTTCGTTATTAGGTGATGTTGGCTTCGTTTACACCGAAGAAGCAACTGGTAGCAGTAAAGATCATGCAGAAAAGTCCAGACAAGAACAACTTCAACATCATGATGAAGGAGGCCCGAGTGCTGTCGGTCGCTAGAGGAAGCACATTTTTATGCCATTCCTACGCAGCTTTTCAATCAGAGgtaaatactgcttttaattgcatataatggggcaaattcactatgcgccgaagcgcctaacgctagtgtcaattcgctagcgttgggcattttcgttactttgcaaattcactaacggacgctggcgtaacttcgctagtgtaacttcgcacccttacgcctggcgaatttgcgcaacagacgtaactacgcaaattcactaatgcgtgcagtgttctgaacgctaccttttacgctagacttccttcgccacctcagatcaggcgaagcacaatagagtagatagggatttcttcaaaaaaagtaaaaaaaaattctaattcccaacgccggtgttttttctatattatgtgtgataggttgaaaaagattgaaatatttttttggggctcccctccttccccccttcatttcctaacttatggcaacttaactatacagtgggcacatgtgtagggcaaaatacaaattttatctgatgttttgaaggtttcccaggcatttgtagtgctgctacatattcctccattgaaatttgaatttggcgccgtatgcaaattaaccatcgctagcgtaacttcgcttcgtttagcgaatcaacgctagcgcaacttcgcaaccttaccctacccctgagcgcaacttcggattttagtgaatttgcggagcgctggcgaaactacgcctggcgaagtgcggcaaagtgcggcgaagttacacctggtgCAActctgaatcttagtgaatgtcccacaatgtCTTTAAATGGAATCTagcattaaaattaactttaaagtgataccgacactaaaaattttcttttcaaaatattaatctacattaaaagttacctataggtcatgttgattgtttttcgctgatagttctgcttttgtaattgacacttgaagttcttaaacctgactgttttgccaacctgactgtccaatCTTAACcggtcagttagagtttctaatgctaacggataTCTGctccacaaatatggcagcctgcTCATAGAGGAAcggggtagtaagaaaggtaatgtaaaaaattccggcaaatatttttatggcaaaattataaatcacattcaaagacaatgttatgaaagataatgaaaaaggttattttctgatgtcctTATCTCTTTTAGCATAATTAGACCAGTGTTAGACAAACTATGCGGTGGGGTCTCATTTGCTCCTCATACATGGCTGTTTATATATCTCCATGGAGCGCTAAGATGTTGCTTTCCACTTATTCACATTACCACTTCTATTCAGacagttttaaagtttttgggtgggaggCTGGATGTTCTAGGTCTCACCTTCTTCTATTCTCTCTTTAACAGCTGGAATCCTTCTTCGTCCTGGAGTATGCCAGCGGGAAATCTTTAATGCAAATGATTCTTCGCAAAGGAAATCTGCCAATGGCAAGAATCATGTAAGTgacattaggacccatttacagTACATGGGACAGGGAGCAAACTGGAAAGAATAGATGCAGCCCACcatgtttttcatactttgcTCACTTCCTACCTCTTGGCCCTTAATAGGTTTTTGTTCTCTGGCAGCAGTGTATTACCGAGGGACAAGCTTGAGTAGCAGTGTCCCCTTTCCTGCACCCGAACTTGTGTTTCATTCAGGTGGCAATCTTTAGATTATGGCCAATACTAAAGGAGTTGTTAAAAGATGCCATAGACTTGCAATATCACCCCTCCCAGCTGCCCCAACCAATGGCCCATTGTAGAGGAATTGCATTAGAAACTGtactttttatactttgcacatttcatacatttcccttttttatttctctgaTTTAATGTTTAAGGAATTGTTTAAGGAATTGTAGCTGGATCACTTTAATGGATTTTCTCTGGGACAGTGTTACTAGAGCTCTTTTATAAGTGGAAAACGCT
Proteins encoded in this region:
- the LOC121399867 gene encoding protein kinase C delta type-like; this encodes MEVTKKRSRNSEEEGQGKKRRWSDGDLEEKKKSLVKKKTSEDGGSKRRRRERELEEKKKSPKERKTSGDRSNNRRGDGDLEDKKKSLVKKKTSEDGGRRRSEGQIEERKSSIQRKNCGDWSNNRRSEGELEDQKKSQMKKISVDGGSKRRRSEGQVKEKEKSPMERKTSEDGRNKRRRSGDDLEEKKKHPMEKKTRQDGSNKSRRSKLKDKEKSPIEKSEKLQLEEKKSQLEKTSEGVNKDQKSRSPEDPLEGGSAAKKLCVDISRPVPLDIKNYRFYSELGKGGFGRVMLASFTPKKQLVAVKIMQKSPDKNNFNIMMKEARVLSVARGSTFLCHSYAAFQSELESFFVLEYASGKSLMQMILRKGNLPMARIMFYTAEMVVALQFLHSKGIIHRDLKPDNVLVDRYGHIKICDFGLAAENIFDQTRTNGVIGTPGYRAPEVLSKAEYNAGVDWWSFGITMYQMATGSLPFSPSGSILRQFFAIKKNTPYYPYYMSKEMLDLLPKLLEMDENQRIGVNGNIREHAFYSTVKWEELENRRVKTPFQPGMPSADDFTEIPLSFSSQIRNEETNLADFSHVDPSWSWQE